In a single window of the Motilibacter peucedani genome:
- a CDS encoding ATP-binding protein, whose product MSIPSIHLLPFQPESFLARMSSVEGLSRRLRGATGRRAEHSPERRPREEVLRLLATVEAPAQTRRFVADILGAWGVAADVRDDVVLVVSELVSEAARYPLAVHVEVRLTRRAGRIELAVSDLCPEPPSCADARPGTASLVRAVLDGCSEHWDWSLSAPAGRTVRASIAC is encoded by the coding sequence GTGTCAATCCCGTCGATCCACCTCCTGCCCTTCCAGCCTGAGTCCTTCCTCGCCCGCATGTCGTCGGTCGAGGGCCTGAGCCGCCGCCTGCGCGGCGCCACCGGCCGTCGCGCCGAGCACTCCCCGGAGCGCCGACCGCGCGAGGAGGTGCTGCGGCTGCTCGCGACCGTCGAGGCGCCGGCTCAGACCCGCCGCTTCGTCGCCGACATCCTCGGCGCCTGGGGGGTCGCCGCAGACGTCCGCGACGACGTCGTGCTCGTCGTGAGCGAGCTCGTCAGCGAGGCCGCGCGCTACCCGCTCGCCGTGCACGTCGAGGTGCGCCTGACGCGCCGCGCCGGGCGCATCGAGCTCGCGGTGAGCGACCTGTGCCCCGAGCCGCCGTCGTGCGCCGACGCGCGGCCCGGCACCGCATCGCTCGTGCGCGCCGTCCTCGACGGCTGCAGCGAGCACTGGGACTGGTCCTTGTCGGCCCCGGCCGGCAGGACCGTGCGGGCGTCCATCGCCTGCTGA